In one Salipiger abyssi genomic region, the following are encoded:
- a CDS encoding ABC transporter ATP-binding protein, with product MSEPAITVTDLTKRFGDKTVVDRVSLSVERGEIAGFLGPNGSGKTTTIRLMCGLLQPDGGSGRVLGHDIQTERGAIKREVGYMTQRFSFYEDLTIEENLNFVAGLYRMAGRRRVVRETLQDLGLYSRRDQLAGSLSGGWKQRLALAACVMHRPKLLMLDEPTAGVDPKARRDFWDEIHRLAADGLTVLVSTHYMDEAERCHRINYISYGTLVARGTVAEVVRDAGLTTMVISGTRAGEAARRLEGAAGVDQIAPFGTTLHVVGRDGAALRETVARVAEETGTEAAPAETSLEDVFIQLMGDAQDNMS from the coding sequence GTGAGCGAGCCCGCCATAACGGTCACCGATCTCACCAAGCGGTTCGGCGACAAGACGGTGGTCGACCGGGTCTCGCTCAGCGTCGAGAGAGGCGAGATCGCCGGGTTTCTCGGGCCCAACGGCTCGGGCAAGACCACCACGATCCGGCTGATGTGCGGGCTGTTGCAGCCCGATGGCGGCAGCGGGCGAGTGCTGGGCCACGACATCCAGACAGAGCGCGGCGCGATCAAGCGCGAGGTGGGCTATATGACCCAGCGCTTTTCCTTCTACGAAGACCTGACCATCGAGGAGAACCTGAATTTCGTCGCGGGGCTCTACCGCATGGCCGGGCGCCGCCGCGTGGTGCGCGAGACGCTTCAGGATCTGGGGCTGTACTCGCGCCGGGATCAGCTTGCCGGGTCGCTCTCGGGCGGCTGGAAACAGCGGCTGGCGCTCGCGGCCTGTGTCATGCACCGCCCGAAGCTCCTGATGCTCGACGAGCCCACCGCCGGGGTCGATCCCAAGGCGCGGCGCGATTTCTGGGACGAGATCCACCGGCTGGCCGCCGACGGTCTGACCGTTCTGGTCTCGACCCATTACATGGATGAGGCAGAGCGTTGCCACCGGATCAACTACATCTCTTACGGCACGCTGGTGGCGCGCGGCACGGTGGCCGAGGTGGTGCGCGATGCGGGGCTCACCACGATGGTGATCTCGGGCACCCGCGCGGGCGAGGCGGCGCGGCGCCTGGAGGGCGCGGCGGGGGTCGATCAGATCGCGCCCTTCGGCACCACGCTGCATGTGGTGGGCCGCGACGGCGCGGCTCTGCGCGAGACGGTGGCGCGGGTGGCGGAGGAGACCGGCACCGAGGCGGCGCCCGCCGAGACCAGCCTTGAGGATGTGTTCATCCAGCTCATGGGCGATGCGCAGGACAATATGTCATGA
- a CDS encoding HlyD family secretion protein translates to MTGLLCALPFAAALFSACAAPGPLATGYVEGDFTLIAPVATAQIRGLEVASGDRVEAGQRLVAMEHRDAEIALARAEAALAQAQSQLQDLQEGKRPAEIRAIEASLASAQAQAEDAARTEERMVSLAARGAVTESQRDDAVTAAKVADAQVAQIEAELAVARLPARAQEIAAAEAAVKGAAAARDQARWDLDQRSLTAPATGTVFDVIRHEGEIAGPSSPVLSMLADGAVKLRLYVPETEFSRVAVGTPLAINCDGCGAGLRARVTYISDESEFTPPVIYSLENRQKLVYLIEARPVGESTLKPGQIVDVSLAEDAR, encoded by the coding sequence ATGACCGGATTGCTCTGTGCGCTGCCCTTCGCCGCCGCGCTGTTTTCCGCCTGCGCGGCGCCCGGCCCGCTGGCGACGGGCTATGTGGAGGGGGATTTCACCCTGATCGCACCGGTTGCCACGGCGCAGATCCGCGGGCTGGAGGTGGCCAGCGGTGACCGGGTCGAGGCCGGCCAGAGGCTGGTGGCGATGGAGCATCGCGATGCCGAGATCGCGCTGGCCCGGGCCGAGGCGGCCTTGGCGCAGGCGCAAAGCCAGTTGCAGGATCTTCAGGAGGGCAAGCGCCCGGCAGAGATCCGCGCCATCGAGGCCTCCCTCGCCTCGGCGCAGGCACAGGCCGAGGATGCGGCACGCACCGAGGAGCGGATGGTGAGCCTCGCCGCGCGCGGGGCGGTGACCGAGAGCCAGCGCGACGATGCGGTGACCGCCGCAAAGGTGGCCGATGCGCAGGTGGCGCAGATCGAGGCGGAGCTTGCGGTGGCGCGGTTGCCCGCCCGCGCGCAGGAGATCGCCGCCGCCGAGGCGGCGGTGAAGGGGGCTGCGGCGGCGCGCGATCAGGCGCGCTGGGATCTCGACCAGCGCAGCCTCACCGCGCCGGCCACTGGCACCGTGTTCGACGTGATCCGCCACGAGGGCGAGATTGCCGGCCCGTCCTCGCCGGTGCTGTCGATGCTGGCCGATGGCGCGGTAAAGCTGCGTCTCTACGTGCCGGAGACCGAGTTTTCCCGGGTTGCCGTGGGCACGCCGCTGGCGATCAACTGCGATGGCTGCGGGGCGGGGCTGCGCGCGCGGGTGACCTATATCTCCGACGAATCGGAATTCACCCCGCCGGTGATCTACTCGCTCGAGAACCGGCAAAAGCTGGTCTATCTCATCGAGGCGCGGCCCGTCGGGGAGAGTACGCTGAAACCCGGCCAGATCGTCGACGTGTCGCTGGCGGAGGACGCGCGGTGA